One Oryza brachyantha chromosome 3, ObraRS2, whole genome shotgun sequence DNA segment encodes these proteins:
- the LOC102718819 gene encoding COBRA-like protein 2 yields the protein MAIARLLLGAAAIALLAGVSSLLLVPFAEAYDPLDPNGNITIKWDITQWTPDGYVAVVTIYNYQKYRHIQAPGWNLGWAWAKREIIWSMVGGQATEQGDCSAFKANIPHCCKRDPKVVDLVPGAPYNMQFGNCCKGGVLTSWVQDPVNAVASFQITVGHSGTSNKTVKAPKNFTLKAPGPGYSCGLAQEVKPPTRFISLDGRRTTQAHVTWNVTCTYSQFVAQRSPTCCVSLSSFYNETIVNCPKCACGCQNKKPGSCVEGNLPHLESVVNGPGKSSLTPLVQCTPHMCPIRVHWHVKLNYRDYWRVKVTITNWNYRMNYSQWNLVVQHPNFENVSTVFSFNYKSLNPYGVINDTAMMWGIKYYNDLLMVAGPDGNVQSELLFRKDPSTFTFDKGWGFPRRIYFNGESCVMPSPDLYPWLPPSSTPRFRTVFLLMSFLVCGTLAFLHNHLVLDKNCGKC from the exons atggcgaTTGCGAGGCTGCTCCTGGGTGCCGCCGCCATTGCGCTGCTCGCCGGCGTGTCGTCTCTGCTGCTCGTGCCGTTCGCGG AGGCATATGATCCTCTCGATCCAAATGGGAATATCACAATCAAGTGGGATATCACACAGTGGACCCCGGATGGCTATGTT GCTGTTGTTACGATATACAACTACCAGAAGTACCGCCATATCCAAGCGCCTGGTTGGAATCTTGGGTGGGCTTGGGCAAAGAGGGAGATCATTTGGAGCATGGTTGGTGGGCAGGCCACAGAACAAGGCGATTGTTCGGCGTTCAAAGCTAATATACCGCATTGCTGCAAGAGGGATCCAAAAGTTGTTGACTTAGTTCCTGGGGCACCTTATAACATGCAGTTTGGAAATTGTTGCAAAGGAGGAGTGCTTACCTCATGGGTGCAGGACCCAGTAAATGCGGTAGCATCATTTCAGATCACGGTAGGGCATTCTGGAACTAGCAATAAGACGGTGAAAGCGCCGAAGAACTTTACTTTAAAGGCCCCAGGTCCAGGATATAGTTGTGGATTAGCGCAAGAAGTGAAACCTCCTACTAGGTTCATTTCACTGGATGGCAGGAGAACAACTCAAGCCCATG tgACTTGGAATGTGACATGCACATATTCACAGTTTGTTGCTCAAAGATCTCCAACTTGTTGTGTTTCACTCTCATCGTTTTACAATGAAACAATTGTTAACTGCCCGAAGTGTGCATGTGGCTGCCAGAATAAGAAACCGGGAAGCTGTGTGGA GGGCAATTTGCCTCATTTGGAGTCTGTGGTGAATGGACCTGGCAAGAGCAGCCTGACTCCTCTAGTTCAATGCACACCACACATGTGCCCAATAAGAGTGCATTGGCATGTTAAGCTCAATTACAGGGACTACTGGAGGGTCAAGGTCACAATTACAAATTGGAATTATCGGATGAACTACTCGCAGTGGAACCTAGTAGTTCAACACccaaattttgaaaatgtCTCAACTGTTTTCAGCTTCAACTACAAATCTCTTAACCCATATGGAGTAATAA ATGACACTGCAATGATGTGGGGTATCAAGTACTATAATGACCTACTTATGGTGGCTGGGCCAGATGGAAATGTCCAATCCGAGCTTCTATTCCGGAAGGACCCATCAACCTTCACCTTTGACAAGGGTTGGGGCTTTCCGAGGCGCATATACTTCAACGGCGAAAGTTGCGTCATGCCTTCACCAGATTTATACCCATGGTTACCCCCCTCTTCTACTCCAAGATTTAGGACTGTTTTCCTTCTCATGTCATTCCTCGTTTGTGGAACACTAGCATTCTTGCACAACCACCTAGTGTTAGACAAAAATTGTGGAAAGTGCTGA